One genomic segment of Mastomys coucha isolate ucsf_1 unplaced genomic scaffold, UCSF_Mcou_1 pScaffold22, whole genome shotgun sequence includes these proteins:
- the Lrch4 gene encoding leucine-rich repeat and calponin homology domain-containing protein 4 isoform X2 gives MAAAVAGPLAAGGEEAAASVSVPGSPGLPGSRSAERALEEAVATGTLNLSNRRLKHFPRGAARTYDLSDITQADLSRNRFPEVPEAACQLVSLEGLSLYHNCLRCLNPALGNLTALTYLNLSRNQLSSLPPYICQLPLRVLIISNNKLGALPPDISTLGSLRQLDVSSNELQSLPVELCSLRSLRDLNVRRNQLSTLPDELGDLPLVRLDFSCNRVSRIPVSFCRLRHLQVILLDSNPLQSPPAQICLKGKLHIFKYLTMEAGRRGAALGDPLPSCPPSFSPCPAEDLFPGRRYDGGLDSGFHSVDSGSKRWSGNESTDDFSELSFRISELAREPRGPRQPREDGAGDGDMEQIDFIDSHVPGEDEEQSAAEEQLPSELNLVAGDVEKPSSSRREEPAGEERRRPDTLQLWQERERRQQQQSGVWGSSRKDSVLKRGIRTAGAGASAPSTQATCNGPPKSSATQLGVSGGQGAPTPPPTSQDPLPVSGPAPVPRPLGSIQRPNSFLFRSSSQSGSSPSSPESVLRPRPFPQEKELISQLRQVLESRLQQPLPEDLAEALANGVILCQLANQLRPRSVPFIHVPSPAVPKLSALKSRKNVESFLEACRKMGVPEESLCQPHHILEEEGAPGRGLPHIAAVLHALLEQP, from the exons ATGGCGGCAGCGGTAGCGGGCCCGCTCGCCGCCGGGGGTGAGGAAGCCGCAGCTTCGGTCTCCGTGCCAGGATCTCCTGGTCTACCCGGGAGCCGTAGCGCAGAACGAGCCCTAGAGGAGGCTGTGGCCACTGGGACCCTGAACTTGTCCAACCGGCGTTTGAAGCACTTCCCCCGGGGCGCGGCCCGCACTTACGACTTGTCAGACATCACCCAGGCTG ACTTGTCTCGGAACCGGTTTCCCGAGGTGCCTGAGGCAGCTTGCCAGCTGGTGTCCCTGGAAGGCCTGAGCCTCTACCACAATTGCTTGAGATGCCTGAACCCAGCCTTGGGGAATCTCACAGCCCTCACCTACCTCAACCTCAG CCGGAACCAGCTGTCCTCGTTGCCACCCTACATCTGCCAGCTGCCCCTTCGAGTACTTATCATCAGCAACAACAAGTTAGGAGCCCTGCCTCCAGACATCAGCACCTTAGGAAGCCTGCGGCAGCTT GATGTGAGCAGCAATGAGCTGCAGTCCCTCCCCGTGGAGCTGTGCAGCCTCCGTTCCCTGCGGGATCTCAATGTTCGAAGGAACCAGCTCAGTACCCTGCCTGATG AGCTGGGAGACCTTCCTCTGGTCCGCCTGGATTTCTCCTGTAACCGTGTCTCCCGAATCCCGGTCTCCTTCTGCCGCCTCAGGCACCTGCAGGTCATTCTGCTGGATAGCAACCCCCTACAGAGCCCACCTGCCCAG ATATGCCTGAAGGGAAAGCTTCACATCTTCAAGTACTTAACCATGGAGGCTGGCCGCAGGGGAGCCGCCCTCGGGGACCCGCTCCCTTCCTGCCCCCCAAGTTTTAGTCCCTG CCCTGCCGAAGATTTATTTCCGGGACGTCGTTATGATGGTGGCCTGGACTCTGGCTTCCACAGCGTTGACAGTGGCAGCAAGAGGTGGTCAGGAAATGAG TCCACAGATGATTTTTCAGAACTGTCTTTCCGGATCTCAGAGCTGGCTCGGGAACCCCGGGGGCCTAGACAACCTAGGGAAGATGGCGCTG GCGATGGAGACATGGAGCAGATTGACTTTATTGACAGCCACGTTCCTGGGGAAGATGAAGAGCAAAGTGCAGCTGAG GAGCAGCTGCCTTCTGAATTAAACCTTGTAGCAGGGGATGTGGAGAAGCCATCTAGCAGCAG GCGGGAGGAGCCTGCAGGAGAGGAGAGGCGGCGCCCAGACACTTTGCAGTTGTGGCAGGAGCGGGAGCGAAGGCAACAGCAACAGAGTGGGGTATGGGGGTCCTCCAGGAAGGACAG cgTCCTGAAGCGGGGGATCAGGACTGCTGGGGCAGGTGCTTCGGCCCCATCCACACAGGCCACCTGCAA tggCCCACCGAAGTCCAGTGCTACCCAACTGGGAGTTTCAGGGGGGCAGGGAGCTCCCACACCGCCTCCTACTTCCCAGGACCCTCTTCCTGTGTCTGGACCAG CTCCTGTTCCCAGGCCACTGGGCTCCATTCAGAGACCAAACAGCTTCCTCTTCCGCTCCTCCTCTCAGAGTGGCTCGA GTCCTTCCTCTCCAGAGTCTGTTTTGAGACCTCGGCCGTTTCCTCAGGAGAAGGAGCTAATATCCCAACTTCGCCAG gtCCTAGAGTCACGGCTGCAGCAACCCCTGCCTGAGGACCTGGCAGAGGCTCTCGCCAACGGGGTCATCCTCTGCCAGCTAGCGAACCAGCTGCGACCCCGCTCTGTACCCTTCATTCATGTGCCCTCACCTGCTGTG cCAAAGCTCAGTGCCCTCAAGTCTCGGAAAAATGTAGAGAGTTTCCTAGAAGCCTGTCGAAAAATGGGTGTGCCTGAG GAGTCCCTGTGCCAGCCCCACCACATCCTGGAAGAGGAAGGGGCCCCTGGAAGGGGTCTCCCTCACATCGCTGCTGTCCTTCACGCACTTCTGGAACAGCCTTAG
- the Lrch4 gene encoding leucine-rich repeat and calponin homology domain-containing protein 4 isoform X1 has product MAAAVAGPLAAGGEEAAASVSVPGSPGLPGSRSAERALEEAVATGTLNLSNRRLKHFPRGAARTYDLSDITQADLSRNRFPEVPEAACQLVSLEGLSLYHNCLRCLNPALGNLTALTYLNLSRNQLSSLPPYICQLPLRVLIISNNKLGALPPDISTLGSLRQLDVSSNELQSLPVELCSLRSLRDLNVRRNQLSTLPDELGDLPLVRLDFSCNRVSRIPVSFCRLRHLQVILLDSNPLQSPPAQICLKGKLHIFKYLTMEAGRRGAALGDPLPSCPPSFSPCPAEDLFPGRRYDGGLDSGFHSVDSGSKRWSGNESTDDFSELSFRISELAREPRGPRQPREDGAGDGDMEQIDFIDSHVPGEDEEQSAAEEQLPSELNLVAGDVEKPSSSRREEPAGEERRRPDTLQLWQERERRQQQQSGVWGSSRKDSVLKRGIRTAGAGASAPSTQATCNGPPKSSATQLGVSGGQGAPTPPPTSQDPLPVSGPAPVPRPLGSIQRPNSFLFRSSSQSGSSPSSPESVLRPRPFPQEKELISQLRQVLESRLQQPLPEDLAEALANGVILCQLANQLRPRSVPFIHVPSPAVPKLSALKSRKNVESFLEACRKMGVPEADLCSPSDLLRGTTQGLQTILEAVTLAGGKAPLPVQPSSDLGGFLLFYMVSMLLLYVVYTRLLGS; this is encoded by the exons ATGGCGGCAGCGGTAGCGGGCCCGCTCGCCGCCGGGGGTGAGGAAGCCGCAGCTTCGGTCTCCGTGCCAGGATCTCCTGGTCTACCCGGGAGCCGTAGCGCAGAACGAGCCCTAGAGGAGGCTGTGGCCACTGGGACCCTGAACTTGTCCAACCGGCGTTTGAAGCACTTCCCCCGGGGCGCGGCCCGCACTTACGACTTGTCAGACATCACCCAGGCTG ACTTGTCTCGGAACCGGTTTCCCGAGGTGCCTGAGGCAGCTTGCCAGCTGGTGTCCCTGGAAGGCCTGAGCCTCTACCACAATTGCTTGAGATGCCTGAACCCAGCCTTGGGGAATCTCACAGCCCTCACCTACCTCAACCTCAG CCGGAACCAGCTGTCCTCGTTGCCACCCTACATCTGCCAGCTGCCCCTTCGAGTACTTATCATCAGCAACAACAAGTTAGGAGCCCTGCCTCCAGACATCAGCACCTTAGGAAGCCTGCGGCAGCTT GATGTGAGCAGCAATGAGCTGCAGTCCCTCCCCGTGGAGCTGTGCAGCCTCCGTTCCCTGCGGGATCTCAATGTTCGAAGGAACCAGCTCAGTACCCTGCCTGATG AGCTGGGAGACCTTCCTCTGGTCCGCCTGGATTTCTCCTGTAACCGTGTCTCCCGAATCCCGGTCTCCTTCTGCCGCCTCAGGCACCTGCAGGTCATTCTGCTGGATAGCAACCCCCTACAGAGCCCACCTGCCCAG ATATGCCTGAAGGGAAAGCTTCACATCTTCAAGTACTTAACCATGGAGGCTGGCCGCAGGGGAGCCGCCCTCGGGGACCCGCTCCCTTCCTGCCCCCCAAGTTTTAGTCCCTG CCCTGCCGAAGATTTATTTCCGGGACGTCGTTATGATGGTGGCCTGGACTCTGGCTTCCACAGCGTTGACAGTGGCAGCAAGAGGTGGTCAGGAAATGAG TCCACAGATGATTTTTCAGAACTGTCTTTCCGGATCTCAGAGCTGGCTCGGGAACCCCGGGGGCCTAGACAACCTAGGGAAGATGGCGCTG GCGATGGAGACATGGAGCAGATTGACTTTATTGACAGCCACGTTCCTGGGGAAGATGAAGAGCAAAGTGCAGCTGAG GAGCAGCTGCCTTCTGAATTAAACCTTGTAGCAGGGGATGTGGAGAAGCCATCTAGCAGCAG GCGGGAGGAGCCTGCAGGAGAGGAGAGGCGGCGCCCAGACACTTTGCAGTTGTGGCAGGAGCGGGAGCGAAGGCAACAGCAACAGAGTGGGGTATGGGGGTCCTCCAGGAAGGACAG cgTCCTGAAGCGGGGGATCAGGACTGCTGGGGCAGGTGCTTCGGCCCCATCCACACAGGCCACCTGCAA tggCCCACCGAAGTCCAGTGCTACCCAACTGGGAGTTTCAGGGGGGCAGGGAGCTCCCACACCGCCTCCTACTTCCCAGGACCCTCTTCCTGTGTCTGGACCAG CTCCTGTTCCCAGGCCACTGGGCTCCATTCAGAGACCAAACAGCTTCCTCTTCCGCTCCTCCTCTCAGAGTGGCTCGA GTCCTTCCTCTCCAGAGTCTGTTTTGAGACCTCGGCCGTTTCCTCAGGAGAAGGAGCTAATATCCCAACTTCGCCAG gtCCTAGAGTCACGGCTGCAGCAACCCCTGCCTGAGGACCTGGCAGAGGCTCTCGCCAACGGGGTCATCCTCTGCCAGCTAGCGAACCAGCTGCGACCCCGCTCTGTACCCTTCATTCATGTGCCCTCACCTGCTGTG cCAAAGCTCAGTGCCCTCAAGTCTCGGAAAAATGTAGAGAGTTTCCTAGAAGCCTGTCGAAAAATGGGTGTGCCTGAG gCTGACCTGTGCTCGCCCTCGGATCTCCTCCGGGGCACCACCCAGGGGCTGCAGACCATACTGGAGGCTGTGACCCTGGCTGGGGGCAAGGCCCCTCTCCCAGTCCAGCCCTCCTCTGATCTgggtggcttcctcctcttctacatGGTCTCCATGCTGCTGCTCTATGTCGTCTACACTCGGCTCCTGGGCTCCTAG
- the Sap25 gene encoding histone deacetylase complex subunit SAP25 isoform X2, which produces MGILLVVRLTQVSIRKGSEWGSPSFPSHSSQPQALSPPEPGRKQLQPSRHLATEPTAEAPVPLSPRVTSQVTPSRRTPLPLCDPSHQANGGPQPLGASRGLGVSLSGRTLCHPSWPMYDDWGRIPTTSGHPEEEQVASRDAGLPVTSYEDVFLLDPLLPHGQRVPLCLPKPPQQAMGSRKLLLPPPIMSPSVHPSSSQASSSTWLSEAEMIALAGLLQMSQGEQTPNPLASSLPSSSCPDPVSVSDDLGPSGGQSCSGSTDP; this is translated from the exons ATGGGTATATTGTTAGTCGTGCGATTAACTCAGGTCAGCATTAGGAAGGGAAGTGAGTGGGGAAGCCCGTCCTTCCCTTCACACAGCTCACAGCCCCAGGCCCTCAGCCCACCTGAGCCCGGAAGAAAGCAGCTGCAGCCTTCCAGGCACCTGGCTACTGAGCCGACTGCAGAAGCCCCGG TACCACTTTCTCCCCGGGTGACCTCCCAGGTCACCCCCTCAAGGAGGACTCCGCTGCCACTTTGTGATCCCAGCCACCAGGCTAATGGAGGACCTCAGCCGCTG GGGGCCAGCCGTGGGCTGGGGGTATCTTTGTCTGGCAGGACACTGTGCCATCCTTCCTGGCCTATGTATGATGACTGGGGCAGGATCCCTACTACCTCAGGACATCCAGAGGAAGAGCAGGTGGCGTCTAGGGATGCAG GGCTCCCGGTGACAAGCTATGAAGATGTCTTTCTCTTGGACCCTCTGCTGCCGCATGGGCAGCGTGTTCCTCTGTGCCTGCCCAAGCCccctcagcag gcAATGGGCTCCAGGAAGCTGCTGCTCCCACCGCCTATCATGTCCCCATCAGTGCATCCCTCCTCATCCCAGGCCAGCTCTTCCACCTGGCTCAGTGAGGCAGAGATGATCGCCCTTGCTGGTCTGCTGCAGATGAGCCAGGGAGAGCAGACACCCAACCCCCTGGCaagctctctgccttcttccagcTGCCCagaccctgtctctgtctcagacGACCTAGGCCCCAGTGGGGGCCAGAGCTGTTCTGGGAGCACTGACCCATGA
- the LOC116068604 gene encoding insulin receptor substrate 1-like, whose translation MKPAGTEPTVSSGAESTDVSLSSPFPWPCPPDVRLCGHLRKQKSQRRRFFVLRADPPRLECYENEKKFSASGCRPPRPRRTVSLEGACTISKRADARQRHLIVIYTSDSSLGVAAASEAEQQAWYSALLEVRATAAAAAATAMGFSPQEAPESWIFASFQDVWPVTLRSKGLGRARGLSSGSYRLCLGSGALSLLRKPGSRGSKDSRGTPPPVLRLSLLSVRRCGHADSFFFLELGRSAPMGPGELWLQAPDAVVAQSIHETVLNAMKRLGSNAASGKAEPPQGNPPKSVPAAPTPTPYEIPASAMAAQARSPGEQAKQDYLKPPERMGSTHSSRGLDLGGDYITMGVRNDYVHMAGGEAGDYMWMAPPGLPPTPARAGPSKQLEDCESTEYVPMNRFFPGSFYYELKARESELGHPGAHCSMRNRWRPTVTQPCSSQGSELSGDYMYIPDYVGTDSARLGSLDSCLNYVDLDLVPPLEVPGAAPGNSPHSYASIKF comes from the exons ATGAAGCCTGCAGGTACGGAGCCCACAGTCTCCTCCGGGGCCGAGTCCACCGACGTGTCCCTCAGCTCGCCGTTTCCTTGGCCCTGCCCGCCCGACGTGCGGCTCTGTGGCCATCTGAGGAAGCAGAAGTCCCAGCGCCGCCGCTTTTTCGTGCTGCGCGCTGACCCACCACGCCTGGAGTGCTACGAGAACGAGAAGAAGTTCTCGGCCAGCGGCTGCCGCCCACCTCGACCCCGGCGTACGGTTAGCTTGGAGGGTGCCTGCACTATTAGCAAGCGCGCGGATGCCCGTCAGCGCCACCTGATCGTCATCTACACCAGCGACAGCAGCCTGGGCGTGGCGGCGGCCAGCGAAGCGGAGCAGCAAGCATGGTACAGCGCCCTGCTCGAGGTGCGCGCCACCGCCGCTGCAGCTGCTGCTACCGCTATGG GTTTCAGTCCCCAAGAGGCCCCTGAGTCTTGGATCTTCGCCTCGTTCCAGGACGTCTGGCCTGTGACACTGCGGTCCAAGGGGCTTGGGAGAGCACGAGGCCTGAGCAGCGGCAGCTACCGTCTGTGCCTGGGTTCTGGGGCCCTGAGCCTCCTGCGAAAGCCGGGCAGCAGAGGCTCCAAAGACAGCCGGGGTACGCCACCACCAGTCCTGCGCCTGTCCTTGCTCAGTGTGCGCCGCTGCGGCCACGCAGactcttttttcttcctggaaCTCGGGCGCTCAGCGCCCATGGGTCCTGGTGAGCTGTGGCTGCAGGCCCCTGACGCAGTTGTGGCCCAAAGCATTCATGAGACAGTCCTGAATGCCATGAAGAGACTGGGGAGCAATGCAGCCAGTGGCAAAGCTGAGCCGCCGCAGGGAAATCCTCCAAAGAGTGTTCCTGCAGCTCCTACCCCGACACCATATGAAATCCCTGCTTCGGCAATGGCAGCACAAGCAAGAAGCCCGGGTGAGCAAGCAAAGCAGGACTACCTGAAGCCCCCGGAAAGGATGGGGTCGACACACTCCTCCAGGGGACTAGATCTGGGCGGGGACTACATCACCATGGGAGTCAGGAATGACTATGTGCACATGGCTGGAGGAGAAGCAGGTGACTATATGTGGATGGCGCCCCCAGgccttcctcccacccctgccaggGCTGGTCCTAGTAAGCAGCTTGAGGATTGTGAGAGCACAGAGTATGTGCCCATGAACAGATTTTTTCCCGGGTCGTTTTACTACGAGCTCAAGGCCAGGGAGTCTGAACTGGGGCATCCAGGTGCCCACTGTAGCATGAGGAACAGATGGAGACCCACAGTGACTCAGCCCTGCTCTTCCCAAGGGTCAGAGCTCTCTGGGGACTACATGTACATCCCTGACTATGTAGGAACGGACAGTGCTAGGCTGGGGTCTCTGGACAGCTGCCTCAACTATGTGGACCTGGACCTAGTCCCTCCCTTGGAGGTTCCTGGAGCAGCCCCAGGGAATAGTCCACATAGCTATGCCAGCATcaagttctag
- the Sap25 gene encoding histone deacetylase complex subunit SAP25 isoform X1 has product MLPWLGPWGTGQEEATEGLGLSTGGDHGEAWRSGEETMEEQETPVQDSSQPQALSPPEPGRKQLQPSRHLATEPTAEAPVPLSPRVTSQVTPSRRTPLPLCDPSHQANGGPQPLGASRGLGVSLSGRTLCHPSWPMYDDWGRIPTTSGHPEEEQVASRDAGLPVTSYEDVFLLDPLLPHGQRVPLCLPKPPQQAMGSRKLLLPPPIMSPSVHPSSSQASSSTWLSEAEMIALAGLLQMSQGEQTPNPLASSLPSSSCPDPVSVSDDLGPSGGQSCSGSTDP; this is encoded by the exons ATGTTGCCTTGGCTTGGACCATGGGGCACAGGCCAGGAGGAGGCGACAGAGGGGCTAGGCCTCTCCACAGGCGGTGACCACGGAGAGGCCTGGCGCTCTGGAGAGGAAACCATGGAAGAGCAAGAAACGCCAGTGCAGGACAG CTCACAGCCCCAGGCCCTCAGCCCACCTGAGCCCGGAAGAAAGCAGCTGCAGCCTTCCAGGCACCTGGCTACTGAGCCGACTGCAGAAGCCCCGG TACCACTTTCTCCCCGGGTGACCTCCCAGGTCACCCCCTCAAGGAGGACTCCGCTGCCACTTTGTGATCCCAGCCACCAGGCTAATGGAGGACCTCAGCCGCTG GGGGCCAGCCGTGGGCTGGGGGTATCTTTGTCTGGCAGGACACTGTGCCATCCTTCCTGGCCTATGTATGATGACTGGGGCAGGATCCCTACTACCTCAGGACATCCAGAGGAAGAGCAGGTGGCGTCTAGGGATGCAG GGCTCCCGGTGACAAGCTATGAAGATGTCTTTCTCTTGGACCCTCTGCTGCCGCATGGGCAGCGTGTTCCTCTGTGCCTGCCCAAGCCccctcagcag gcAATGGGCTCCAGGAAGCTGCTGCTCCCACCGCCTATCATGTCCCCATCAGTGCATCCCTCCTCATCCCAGGCCAGCTCTTCCACCTGGCTCAGTGAGGCAGAGATGATCGCCCTTGCTGGTCTGCTGCAGATGAGCCAGGGAGAGCAGACACCCAACCCCCTGGCaagctctctgccttcttccagcTGCCCagaccctgtctctgtctcagacGACCTAGGCCCCAGTGGGGGCCAGAGCTGTTCTGGGAGCACTGACCCATGA
- the Lrch4 gene encoding leucine-rich repeat and calponin homology domain-containing protein 4 isoform X3, which translates to MDTPPLGLLWPGTGDCTMTDLSRNRFPEVPEAACQLVSLEGLSLYHNCLRCLNPALGNLTALTYLNLSRNQLSSLPPYICQLPLRVLIISNNKLGALPPDISTLGSLRQLDVSSNELQSLPVELCSLRSLRDLNVRRNQLSTLPDELGDLPLVRLDFSCNRVSRIPVSFCRLRHLQVILLDSNPLQSPPAQICLKGKLHIFKYLTMEAGRRGAALGDPLPSCPPSFSPCPAEDLFPGRRYDGGLDSGFHSVDSGSKRWSGNESTDDFSELSFRISELAREPRGPRQPREDGAGDGDMEQIDFIDSHVPGEDEEQSAAEEQLPSELNLVAGDVEKPSSSRREEPAGEERRRPDTLQLWQERERRQQQQSGVWGSSRKDSVLKRGIRTAGAGASAPSTQATCNGPPKSSATQLGVSGGQGAPTPPPTSQDPLPVSGPAPVPRPLGSIQRPNSFLFRSSSQSGSSPSSPESVLRPRPFPQEKELISQLRQVLESRLQQPLPEDLAEALANGVILCQLANQLRPRSVPFIHVPSPAVPKLSALKSRKNVESFLEACRKMGVPEADLCSPSDLLRGTTQGLQTILEAVTLAGGKAPLPVQPSSDLGGFLLFYMVSMLLLYVVYTRLLGS; encoded by the exons ATGGACACTCCACCCTTGGGTCTGTTATGGCCAGGCACTGGGGACTGTACTATGACAG ACTTGTCTCGGAACCGGTTTCCCGAGGTGCCTGAGGCAGCTTGCCAGCTGGTGTCCCTGGAAGGCCTGAGCCTCTACCACAATTGCTTGAGATGCCTGAACCCAGCCTTGGGGAATCTCACAGCCCTCACCTACCTCAACCTCAG CCGGAACCAGCTGTCCTCGTTGCCACCCTACATCTGCCAGCTGCCCCTTCGAGTACTTATCATCAGCAACAACAAGTTAGGAGCCCTGCCTCCAGACATCAGCACCTTAGGAAGCCTGCGGCAGCTT GATGTGAGCAGCAATGAGCTGCAGTCCCTCCCCGTGGAGCTGTGCAGCCTCCGTTCCCTGCGGGATCTCAATGTTCGAAGGAACCAGCTCAGTACCCTGCCTGATG AGCTGGGAGACCTTCCTCTGGTCCGCCTGGATTTCTCCTGTAACCGTGTCTCCCGAATCCCGGTCTCCTTCTGCCGCCTCAGGCACCTGCAGGTCATTCTGCTGGATAGCAACCCCCTACAGAGCCCACCTGCCCAG ATATGCCTGAAGGGAAAGCTTCACATCTTCAAGTACTTAACCATGGAGGCTGGCCGCAGGGGAGCCGCCCTCGGGGACCCGCTCCCTTCCTGCCCCCCAAGTTTTAGTCCCTG CCCTGCCGAAGATTTATTTCCGGGACGTCGTTATGATGGTGGCCTGGACTCTGGCTTCCACAGCGTTGACAGTGGCAGCAAGAGGTGGTCAGGAAATGAG TCCACAGATGATTTTTCAGAACTGTCTTTCCGGATCTCAGAGCTGGCTCGGGAACCCCGGGGGCCTAGACAACCTAGGGAAGATGGCGCTG GCGATGGAGACATGGAGCAGATTGACTTTATTGACAGCCACGTTCCTGGGGAAGATGAAGAGCAAAGTGCAGCTGAG GAGCAGCTGCCTTCTGAATTAAACCTTGTAGCAGGGGATGTGGAGAAGCCATCTAGCAGCAG GCGGGAGGAGCCTGCAGGAGAGGAGAGGCGGCGCCCAGACACTTTGCAGTTGTGGCAGGAGCGGGAGCGAAGGCAACAGCAACAGAGTGGGGTATGGGGGTCCTCCAGGAAGGACAG cgTCCTGAAGCGGGGGATCAGGACTGCTGGGGCAGGTGCTTCGGCCCCATCCACACAGGCCACCTGCAA tggCCCACCGAAGTCCAGTGCTACCCAACTGGGAGTTTCAGGGGGGCAGGGAGCTCCCACACCGCCTCCTACTTCCCAGGACCCTCTTCCTGTGTCTGGACCAG CTCCTGTTCCCAGGCCACTGGGCTCCATTCAGAGACCAAACAGCTTCCTCTTCCGCTCCTCCTCTCAGAGTGGCTCGA GTCCTTCCTCTCCAGAGTCTGTTTTGAGACCTCGGCCGTTTCCTCAGGAGAAGGAGCTAATATCCCAACTTCGCCAG gtCCTAGAGTCACGGCTGCAGCAACCCCTGCCTGAGGACCTGGCAGAGGCTCTCGCCAACGGGGTCATCCTCTGCCAGCTAGCGAACCAGCTGCGACCCCGCTCTGTACCCTTCATTCATGTGCCCTCACCTGCTGTG cCAAAGCTCAGTGCCCTCAAGTCTCGGAAAAATGTAGAGAGTTTCCTAGAAGCCTGTCGAAAAATGGGTGTGCCTGAG gCTGACCTGTGCTCGCCCTCGGATCTCCTCCGGGGCACCACCCAGGGGCTGCAGACCATACTGGAGGCTGTGACCCTGGCTGGGGGCAAGGCCCCTCTCCCAGTCCAGCCCTCCTCTGATCTgggtggcttcctcctcttctacatGGTCTCCATGCTGCTGCTCTATGTCGTCTACACTCGGCTCCTGGGCTCCTAG